A single Bos mutus isolate GX-2022 chromosome 25, NWIPB_WYAK_1.1, whole genome shotgun sequence DNA region contains:
- the NUPR1 gene encoding nuclear protein 1, whose protein sequence is MATFPRAASPSRQPPGPEDEDAVLDEYDLYSLAHSYPGVGGRKGRSKREAAINTNRHSPGGHERKLVTKLQNTERKKRGARP, encoded by the exons aTGGCCACCTTCCCAAGAGCAGCCAGCCCGTCCAGGCAGCCCCCAGGCCCAGAGGATGAAGATGCCGTCTTAGACGAGTACGACCTCTACAGCCTGGCTCATTCTTACCCG GGAGTGGGAGGCCGGAAAGGTCGCAGCAAGAGAGAAGCCGCCATCAACACCAACCGCCACAGCCCTGGTGGGCATGAGAGGAAGCTGGTGACCAAGCTTCAGAACACGGAGCGGAAAAAGCGAGGGGCACGGCCCTGA
- the IL27 gene encoding interleukin-27 subunit alpha yields MGQTAGNLGWRLSLLLLFLLLARAGVWGFPRPPGRPPLSLQELQREFKVSLHLARKLLSAVRVQAHHFAESHLPGVNLDLLPLGEQLPNVSTTFQAWRGLSDPERLCFLSLTLRPFHTLLGGLGKQEFWTSSERMQLQATKLDLRDLQQHLRFQVLAAGFNLPEEHENEEEKGLLPGALGAPLQISAQVSWSRFLYTYRLLHSLELVLSRTVRDLLLLSRAGNSVQALGFPTPSSQP; encoded by the exons ATGGGCCAGACGGCAGGCAACCTTGGCTGGC ggctcagccttttGCTGCTCTTCTTGCTTCTGGCTCGAGCTGGTGTCTGGGGATTCCCGAGGCCCCCAGGGAGGCCCCCCCTGAGCCTGCAGGAGTTGCAGAGGGAGTTCAAGGTCAGCCTGCATCTCGCCAGGAAGCTGCTCTCCGCGGTTCGGGTCCAGGCTCATCACTTT GCTGAATCTCACCTGCCAGGAGTGAACCTCGACCTCTTGCCTCTGGGAGAGCAGCTCCCCAACGTTTCCACGACCTTCCAGGCCTGGCGTGGCCTCTCT GACCCAGAACGACTCTGCTTTCTCTCCCTGACACTTCGTCCCTTCCATACCCTGTTGGGAGGGCTGGGGAAACAGGAGTTCTGGACCAGTTCAGAGAGGATGCAACTGCAGGCCACGAAGTTGGATCTCCGAGATTTGCAGCAGCATCTCCGCTTCCAG GTGCTGGCTGCAGGATTCAACCTTCCTGAAGAGCATGAGAATGAGGAGGAAAAAGGACTGCttccaggggctctgggtgccccCTTGCAGATATCTGCCCAGGTATCCTGGTCCCGGTTCCTCTACACTTACCGGTTGCTACACTCCTTGGAACTTGTCTTATCTCGGACCGTGCGGGACTTGCTGCTGCTCTCCCGGGCCGGGAACTCAGTCCAGGCCTTGGGGTTCCCcacacccagctcccagccctgA
- the APOBR gene encoding apolipoprotein B receptor has translation MDFLRLHLPGLHQALRGALESLSTFVSYLIGDEVPTVERKEACAAEELREVAAGRPLGKVEEEAQEALEGLGGSQSKEDGGLRQPGETGRCWEESSATEQTRGGGEGSSCGSQAERQDTEDWEAAKAIRCQDSGIPVEARKKSEAGSEAGQDRRSQALESQEHDEQEVKREETLGTWEREEEEVRAAESVAGGVESERTWHKKPEGKAGADGHKVAGDGKESEQVVSEAAAEEIQGPGAKGAGREEGVPVVRCGRSTRAQGTQEPGAEFEDGEALGREEADLPGVEETEYGAVPGERIPEGTGRVWALEETSKRDQEEEVDENRETEASLFPEQTQVLGTGRVEEEAKGQAAGREAEEGPRSVGEVREGFEDQADRAEEEAMGRQDSEVKAGQASLKEVVQTEEAEEQKKESCSAAEAELPQDKVANEAKGDADLEATPEARPEQFNGESGEEETQTGNEALEGEWGGLEHKVTEGQEPELMGGPQTTAEQLEEGPVGKEELWSILAPSREETGRSLQEYPRHVGHVKPNSSVAKAWENRRKDVERDDAQEEKGDAEEGEEEATRGQASVVEAGGGQELARPAIPEAGGEWMEAKEAWHGAEEGEAPGAENQEWGTRLGAEAGTSQFLGESDTRETQEEEVEAPGPCGEDRASRRGWRLEAEAVSLQGIEGLEANSLAVEMVEDKAALEGGALGPGEGPEREAGDAFGRGWDLEGREEAHRGEELVEAAEGEKRRGQEFGLEGSAEEEVPGRGSQAEALEVTLEGEPEGEPVGLGESAGAEGICGVDDFPSGSQKLRAEDLPGGQALWEGETGGWRVREQGQSGEAQHGNQHPEEGKTQRPLDVEDAGVTGGQKAEATETDPGGLEGVQGLEGVQGQEDQSTDEDPAEAGPGPQREADGSAGQDAHGKWGEALLPGSRLDVSVSRSRVFLSRSSSQRRSRPSFRRTPVPEPPEGPPSPPPEEEPSAPEQRIQPEQPPEPRSLRPEGTPLPARRSPLGQGFGLAHPGMMQELRARLGQPKPQ, from the exons atGGATTTCCTCCGGCTACATCTCCCTGGGCTGCATCAGGCCTTGAGGGGGGCACTG GAGTCTCTCAGCACCTTTGTTTCCTACCTTATAGGAGATGAAGTCCCCACTGTAGAGAGGAAGGAGGCATGTGCAGCTGAGGAACTGAGGGAGGTGGCTGCAGGAAGGCCCCTGGGGAAGGTGGAAGAGGAAGCCCAGGAGGCCCTGGAGGGTCTTGGAGGCAGTCAAAGCAAGGAGGATGGAGGGCTGAGACAGCCTGGAGAGACTGGAAGATGCTGGGAGGAAAGCTCAGCTACAGAACAGACCCggggtgggggagaaggcagCTCTTGTGGGTCTCAAGCTGAGAGGCAGGACACTGAGGACTGGGAGGCAGCCAAAGCCATCAGATGCCAGGATTCAGGTATCCCCGTGGAGGCCAGAAAGAAGTCTGAGGCAGGGTCTGAGGCTGGTCAAGATAGGAGGAGCCAAGCTCTGGAGAGCCAGGAGCATGATGAGCAGGAAGTGAAGAGAGAGGAGACACTGGGAACATGGGAACGGGAGGAGGAAGAGGTCAGGGCAGCAGAGTCAGTGGCGGGAGGGGTGGAGTCAGAGCGGACCTGGCACAAGAAGCCTGAGGGGAAGGCCGGTGCTGACGGGCACAAGGTGGCAGGGGATGGCAAGGAGTCAGAGCAGGTGGTCAGTGAGGCAGCCGCAGAGGAGATCCAGGGCCCTGGGGCCAAAGGGgctgggagggaagaaggggtgCCAGTGGTCAGGTGTGGCCGAAGCACAAGGGCACAGGGGACGCAGGAACCAGGGGCAGAATTTGAGGATGGGGAAGCCttgggcagggaggaggctgaCCTCCCAGGAGTCGAGGAGACAGAATATGGGGCAGTCCCAGGAGAAAGGATCCCAGAGGGTACTGGGAGAGTCTGGGCCCTAGAGGAGACCTCCAAGAGAgaccaggaggaggaggtggatgAGAACAGAGAGACCGAAGCAAGCCTGTTCCCTGAACAGACCCAGGTCCTAGGAACCGGGAGAGTGGAAGAAGAAGCCAAAGGCCAGGCAGCAGGGAGGGAGGCTGAGGAAGGTCCGAGGTCAGTGGGGGAGGTAAGGGAGGGCTTTGAGGACCAGGCAGATCGGGCTGAGGAAGAGGCCATGGGGAGGCAAGACTCAGAGGTCAAGGCTGGTCAAGCCAGTCTCAAGGAGGTAGTACAAACAGAGGAGGCTGAGGAGCAGAAGAAGGAGAGTTGCTCGGCCGCAGAGGCTGAGCTGCCCCAGGACAAAGTAGCCAATGAGGCTAAAGGGGATGCTGACTTGGAGGCAACCCCAGAGGCCAGGCCCGAGCAGTTCAATGGGGAGAGCGGGGAGGAAGAGACTCAGACAGGGAATGAAGCACTGGAGGGGGAGTGGGGTGGCCTTGAGCACAAGGTCACTGAAGGCCAAGAACCTGAGCTGATGGGAGGCCCACAGACCACAGCAGAGCAACTTGAAGAAGGGCCGGTGGGTAAAGAAGAGCTCTGGAGCATTCTAGCCCCAAGCagagaggagacagggaggagCCTGCAGGAATATCCCAGGCACGTGGGGCATGTGAAGCCTAACAGCTCTGTGGCCAAAGCCtgggaaaacagaagaaaggatgTGGAGAGAGATGATGCCCAGGAGGAAAAAGGAGATGCTgaagagggggaggaggaggctaCAAGAGGCCAGGCATCCGTGGTGGAGGCTGGAGGAGGCCAAGAGTTGGCACGGCCAGCGATCCCAGAGGCAGGTGGGGAGTGGATGGAAGcaaaggaggcctggcatggagCAGAGGAGGGGGAGGCCCCGGGAGCAGAGAACCAGGAGTGGGGCACAAGGCTCGGGGCAGAGGCAGGGACCAGCCAGTTCCTGGGAGAGTCGGACACCAGAGAAACCCAGGAGGAAGAGGTAGAGGCCCCTGGGCCCTGCGGGGAGGACAGAGCCTCCAGGagaggctggaggctggaggcagaGGCTGTGAGCCTCCAGGGCATCGAGGGACTGGAGGCAAATTCTTTGGCTGTCGAGATGGTGGAGGATAAGGCAGCTTTGGAAGGAGGGGCCCTTGGGCCTGGGGAAGGGCCTGAAAGAGAGGCTGGGGATGCCTTTGGGAGAGGCTGGGAtttggaaggaagagaggaagctCACAGAGGTGAAGAGCTGGTGGAGGCtgcagagggagagaagagaagggggcaggagtTTGGCCTGGAGGGCTCAGCTGAGGAGGAGGTGCCTGGCCGAGGTAGCCAAGCAGAGGCCCTTGAGGTTACCCTGGAGGGTGAGCCAGAGGGAGAGCCGGTGGGGCTGGGGGAATCAGCAGGGGCAGAAGGAATCTGTGGGGTGGATGACTTTCCCTCGGGCTCGCAGAAGCTGAGGGCAGAGGACCTCCCGGGAGGGCAGGCACTGTGGGAAGGAGAGACTGGGGGATGGCGAGTGAGGGAGCAGGGGCAAAGTGGTGAGGCGCAGCATGGGAACCAGCACCCCGAGGAGGGAAAAACACAAAGGCCCCTTGACGTGGAGGATGCCGGGGTGACTGGAGGCCAAAAGGCAGAGGCCACAGAGACTGATCCAGGAGGCCTGGAGGGTGTCCAAGGCCTGGAGGGTGTCCAAGGCCAGGAGGACCAGTCGACCGATGAGGACCCTGCGGAGGCTGGGCCTGGACCACAAAGGGAGGCTGACGGGAGTGCTGGACAGGATGCTCACGGCAAGTGGGGTGAG GCCCTGCTCCCCGGGTCCCGCCTGGACGTCTCTGTCTCGAGGAGCCGAGTATTCCTGTCCCGCAGCTCCTCGCAGCGCCGCTCCCGGCCCTCTTTCCGCCGGACCCCGGTCCCTGAGCCACCCGAGGGGCCTCCCAGCCCTCCACCTGAGGAGGAGCCATCAGCCCCAGAGCAGAGAATCCAGCCAGAGCAGCCACCGGAGCCAAGGTCCCTCAGGCCTGAAGGGACTCCACTGCCAGCCAGGAGAAGTCCCTTGGGACAGGG GTTTGGCCTGGCACACCCAGGCATGATGCAGGAACTGCGAGCCCGGCTGGGCCAGCCAAAGCCCCAGTGA